The sequence below is a genomic window from Acetivibrio clariflavus DSM 19732.
TTACACCGGTTGATACAACAGTTACTTCTACTTCCAGAATTCCGTTGATATCATATGTAAACCTTACATCAATAGCTTCTTCCCCTGCCGGTTTTGGCGGAACAGGTACATTTATCTCGCCAAGAAAAATATTGTCTTTTGCCAGGCGGGATTCCCCCTGCAAAATATCGACGTTTATATACTTTTGATTGTCATAAATGGTATACAGTCTTTCCACTCTGCTAACCGGTACAGTAGTATTTCGTTCTATGATGGGCAAAAAGTGTCCCGGTTCATGATAACCCTGAGCTCTTCTTATGGAAACACTGGTTCCAAGCGTATAGGGACATACATCGGTCAATATAACTTCCTTAATAGGTGCCGATTTACCTTTAAGTGCAGCTTGTATTCCTGCACCAATAGCTACCACTTCATCGGGATTTATATTTATGTATGCAAGTTTCCCGAACAGCTTACTTACAAAAGTACGTACCAAAGGAAGCTTTGTTGCTCCTCCAACTAAAATAATGGACTCGATATCACTTAGCTTTAAAGATGCATCACTCAACGCACGTTCTACAGGCTCTCTGAGGCGCTGGAACAAATGCCTTGAAGCCGATTCAAATTCATCAAGACTTATCTCATAGGAAAGATTTTCACCATTGATGGTACATTCAATTGTAGCTGTCTTCTTTTCGCTGAAGGATCGTTTTGCAACTTCAGCCTGTTTCTTTAGCATAGCAGCGGTTTTTTGGTCCAAATCCTTCTTATCGATTGAATGATGTTTTAAAAACTGAGATACAAGTATTTCGGTAAAATCTTCTCCGCCCAAATAGTTATCACCTGCCACTGCCCGTACTTCCATTACATTCTCAAACAATTCAAGGATAGATACATCAAAGGTTCCGCCACCTAAGTCAAAGACCAAAATCTTTGTATCGGCATTCCTCTGATGCAATCCATAGGCAATTGCAGCAGCGGTAGGTTCGCTAATCAGGCGTTCAACCCTAAGTCCTGCAAGTTCCCCTGCCCTTTTTGTAGCCTTTCGCTGCGCATCACTGAAATAGGCCGGTACGCTTATAACAGCCTCAGTAACCGGCATTTTAAGGTAAGCTTCCGCGTCCTCCTTCAGGGATTTTATAATTAGTGCCGAGAGTTCTTCCGGAAGAAATTCTTTTGTTCCAAGAACATATTTCTTTTTTGTGCCCATGTTTCTTTTAAACACGGAAGCACTCAAATGCGGATGTGTTATTTGTCTTTCTTTGGCAATTTGACCGACCAAAATTTCTCCATTGTCATCTATACTGACCACGGACGGAGTAAGATTTTGTCCTAAAGAATTCGGAATAACAATTGACCCCTCTTCAGTCCAATAGGAAACCAAACTGTTTGTTGTACCCAAATCAATTCCAACAATAGCCATACTGTCCTCCAAAATCACTCATATCTAAATATTATCTAAATATTATACTAAAAATGCTATATTCTATCCAGTGCTTTTTATATAAATCAAGAAAGACTTAGACTATAAATATCAATTCTATAGGATTATTTTAAATTGCTGCTTTTATAGATATAATCACGGCTAAAAAAATATACTCCTTCTGTCTTTGAATAAATTTTCACTCTCATTGTTATTTATTATAACTTTTTTTATAATTAGTCAAGTGTAGCTTTGTTTTGTATTTACTTATTTATCGGTAAAGTAATAGATTTTACTGATAAAATGAACTAATATCAGCATATAAAAAATACAATAAAATTTCAACAAAATATAACAAAAAAGTCCAAAGAAGTTAATTATAAATGATTGAATCTAAATTTCAATGGTAATATAATAATTTCATACGTAATTTTATACGTGGGCCTGTTTAACTTCAAAGATAATAGAATCTGTTACATCATATCTTTATAAAAAGCTATATAAAAAAATCTTCTGTCGGCATTCATTCCGCTGCTTATTTTTCATTTTTCAATTATTAAGGGAGTATAAAATCTTGTTTTATATTATTTAAAAGAATTTGCAGTAATTTGAAAAGTGAATATGGAATACTACGCAGTGAATTTTTTACTAAGACAGGAGGTACTAATGTGGATAAGGAATTGCTTGCACTACATAAGAGAAATAAATTAATGGCTACAATTCTTTCATTAAGTGTTGTGTTGGGCTCAGCATCTGCGTATAAATACCCTATCACAATGTTTGCAGTAATAAAATATGCTCTGCCGGTTGCTCTGTTTGCCGTCTTTCTTGTTTGGAGAAAAATCGCAATTCCATATATCATGTATATTATTGCAATAAGTTTTAATCTTGTATCCTTTTTTATGATAAAAAACACAACTAACTTTCCCAATTCCCTGATTTTATATTTATCTTTAGCTATTATATCTATTTATCACAATTACCGTCCGTTACTCCTCAATGGTATAATTTCTATATTTATATTGAATTATGCACTTTTTACAATGCCGGGTTACGCCCACATAGACAAATTTTCTCCCAATGCCTATTTTATATTTTCCTTAACTGCTTTAGTGGCACAAAGTCGCATTGGTACCCAAATGTTAAACAAAATTAAAGAAGGGGCAATTGAATCGGAAATTGCAAAGCAAAAAACTGATGAACTTTTGAAAAAGGTTTCTCACTCGGTAGAAATACTAAGAAAGTCCACTATTAATCTTAATGAAAATGCAGTTTCTACCGGTGCCATATCTCAAGAACTGGTATCGGCTTTTCAGGAAATATCCGTCGGGATTGAAACACAAGCCACCAGTTTCAATGATGTTTTGCTGGCAATGCAAGATGTTACAGCTACTACTCAGCAAACAAGAGATGCCTCATCCAATGTGAGCCAGAAATCCAGTGATACAACAAAAGTAACCAGAGAAGGCCAGAATAAAATGAAAATAATGTCTAATCAAATGCAGGAAATAGACAAGTTTGTCAGCAATACATCTTCAGCAATTGGTGAAGTTAATAAAGAAAGCGTCAAGATCGACAATATTGTTTCTATGATAAAAGAAATTTCAGACCAGACCAACTTACTTTCCTTAAACGCTTCAATAGAAGCGGCAAGGGCTGGAGAGCATGGGAAAGGTTTTTCTGTTGTCGCCACTGAAATTCGTAAACTGGCAATGAATACACATAAAGCTTCTGAACAGGTAAACTCAAGTGTTAAAATCATACAGGATAAAATTCGTCAAGTAAATGAATTTGTCCAGAATGGTCTTAAAATTGTGGATTCCGGTAAGCAATCGGTGAATACAGTGGAGCAGTTGTTTGATCAAATCAAGATAAACTCTGAAGAGGTTCTTAAACAAGCTGAGTCCCTTAGCTTCATAAATGAACGTTTATTACAGTCAGCTCACAAAGTTACTGAGGAAATGGTTAAAGTAGCTACTATCTCAGAAAAATCAGCAAAATCAGTTCAAGAAATACTTGCCAGTGCTGATGAACAGCAAAAACGGGTTGGCAGTATGGTTACAAGTGTCGAAGAACTTACTGAGCTGATGAGAATATTGGATGAAGACATAAACTGATAATGACAAAGCCCTCTTAAGGTATTAAAACTGAGGGCTTTTTTCTTTTTATTTGGAATCCTGCTATTTTTTTTGCCTCATAAAACGATACATTTACTAATATACATATATAATAAAAGGAGTATCGGAATGAATACCGAAGGCAATAAGAAAGACATAAATGTTGAAGCTAAAACCATCAATGAGATACAGAGCGAATCCATACTTCCATCAGGACGGTACGGTCCTTTGGTTGCAAGGATTCCTGTAATTATATCTCAGTCAAAAGTACATATAAGCATCAATACAGAAATCTCCCTCGATGATAGTGCTGTAGATATACGCAATTTTAAAAGATCCGTACATCTTAACCAATGCTCGCTTTTGGATATGGGAGATAAAAGGCATGGAAAAGTATACCTCAGCGGTTATATTGATGAAAGTATCGAATATACTGCTTTTCAGTCTATAGATGATAAAAGTTCCACCAAACTATGTTTTAAAACAGTAAAAATACCTTTTGATTTTGCAGCAAAGATAGAATACTGTACTCGCCCTTCTCTTTTAATTTCAAACAAATTTATATCCGTAAGCCTGTCTTCTTCATTAAACCAATCATCAACCAAAGAATGTTTGTTATGTCAACTTGATGAAGCGGATATATATGAAGCTGATATTATCAAAAAAAGCATGTTTTCAAAAGATAGTAATACCTTTGACACAATAACGGAATATCTGGTTCTATATATAACTTTTACAATACTTCAATGGCAGCAAGTTAGCATACCCAGAGGCCTCCCTTACAATTCACCCTGAATATGGCGGTATAATTGTTTTCATAATCACATTACATAACTAGTATCATATAATAATAATAATAATAGGAATTTAATGATAAATCTCTTTTCATATTAATTTGGGGAGGTTAAATAAATGGATAAGGATTTTACCTGCAAATCCGGAGTAATCGAATCCGAAACTCTTACAGAATGTTCAAATGAACTTTTAACACCAAAAGGAATTAATGGACCTTTCGTTGGAAAAGTTCCTGTTGTCCTTGCAGAACCGGTAATTCAAATAGATGTGGAATCGGTTATTCAATTGGATGAGCCTGCTCTTGAAATCAAAAGAATAAAAAAGAACTTGTTTATAACACAGTGTAAAGTAATTGAAACAGGATACGATTTCGATCGTGATTGCAAATCCCCAAGAAAAGGCAAACTTTTCTTAAGCGGATACGTCAGAAAAAACATCGAGTATGCCACTGTTGACTGCACAAATGAATATAAAGACGGAATAAGCGGAAAGATTAAACATACAACTGTAAAAGTACCCTTCAAATGCGTAACCGATATAAAATTTGACGTACCTCCGGTAGTTCACGCTACAGGTGAGACAAAACAAATAGCTTTATTCAATGATAATATAAAAGGAAACGACTACTGCGGACAGGAAATCATTGGCAGCGATCCCTGCGAAGTTAGCTTTATTCACAAAGAATTCTTCAATGAAAAAATTTTCTGCGAACTGGAAGAAGTAAAAATTTTCGAAGACGATATCTTAAAAGATAAATTTGAATGCGGAAGTAAAGACTCATTTACTTTTGATAAAATTATTGAAAAAATGGTTATATTTGTGCGTTTAAAATTATTGCAGAAACAGCAGGTAAATATTCCAGGCAAAGCCCAGGACCATGACAACGACAAGAAAAAATACAGATAATAACTATACTCCCTAAGTAAAACATGATAAAGATGGCTATTATCCAATAAAGATAATAGCCATCATTTTTTTATCTACATTTCATTAACGGGAAAGACTTTTATAATTCCAAGCAGGTAAGATTTCAAGTAAGCATAATCTATAGAATTTATACTTCCGTCACCGTTTAAATCAGCAGCTTTCAAACCGTTATCCGAAGGAAATTCCTTTATCATTCCCAAAAGATACATTTTTAAATAAGCATAGTCAATTGAGTCTATATTTTTGTCACCATTCAAATCTCCATAAATTACATCTTCATTGATTGGCGTAGGAGCTGGATATGGAGTAAATCCTTCTATAGGATAAGTCTTCAAGTCCGGAAGTTCATCTAATGTTATACAATAATCACTGGTGTACATTTCTATCAGCCACTCAACAGGATTGTTCTGTTCACTTGTAAGCCACCAGCCATACCATGGACAGAAATAAAGCCATCCTGCGCCTTCGTTTATTAGATTTCCAACCCTGGGTATTGTATCGTTTTCACTCATGGTTACAAGCTTTTTACCGTTAGTGAGTTTCACAAGATTATAAAAAGTTGATGTAATTGCACTTCCATTGGGCAAACCGTCTTTTGCGTTGTATTTATCATATCCGATTATATCCACCACATCATCTCCGGGATACC
It includes:
- a CDS encoding molecular chaperone HscC — encoded protein: MAIVGIDLGTTNSLVSYWTEEGSIVIPNSLGQNLTPSVVSIDDNGEILVGQIAKERQITHPHLSASVFKRNMGTKKKYVLGTKEFLPEELSALIIKSLKEDAEAYLKMPVTEAVISVPAYFSDAQRKATKRAGELAGLRVERLISEPTAAAIAYGLHQRNADTKILVFDLGGGTFDVSILELFENVMEVRAVAGDNYLGGEDFTEILVSQFLKHHSIDKKDLDQKTAAMLKKQAEVAKRSFSEKKTATIECTINGENLSYEISLDEFESASRHLFQRLREPVERALSDASLKLSDIESIILVGGATKLPLVRTFVSKLFGKLAYININPDEVVAIGAGIQAALKGKSAPIKEVILTDVCPYTLGTSVSIRRAQGYHEPGHFLPIIERNTTVPVSRVERLYTIYDNQKYINVDILQGESRLAKDNIFLGEINVPVPPKPAGEEAIDVRFTYDINGILEVEVTVVSTGVKKSVIIEKDPGHMTKEEIAERIENLAHLKIHPRDNQENKLLIAKGERLYEENIGVTRQQIGQLLREFEEVLDTQDPKLIAETRKRIMEIFESLDLKGEF
- a CDS encoding methyl-accepting chemotaxis protein, with product MDKELLALHKRNKLMATILSLSVVLGSASAYKYPITMFAVIKYALPVALFAVFLVWRKIAIPYIMYIIAISFNLVSFFMIKNTTNFPNSLILYLSLAIISIYHNYRPLLLNGIISIFILNYALFTMPGYAHIDKFSPNAYFIFSLTALVAQSRIGTQMLNKIKEGAIESEIAKQKTDELLKKVSHSVEILRKSTINLNENAVSTGAISQELVSAFQEISVGIETQATSFNDVLLAMQDVTATTQQTRDASSNVSQKSSDTTKVTREGQNKMKIMSNQMQEIDKFVSNTSSAIGEVNKESVKIDNIVSMIKEISDQTNLLSLNASIEAARAGEHGKGFSVVATEIRKLAMNTHKASEQVNSSVKIIQDKIRQVNEFVQNGLKIVDSGKQSVNTVEQLFDQIKINSEEVLKQAESLSFINERLLQSAHKVTEEMVKVATISEKSAKSVQEILASADEQQKRVGSMVTSVEELTELMRILDEDIN
- a CDS encoding CsxC family protein; translated protein: MDKDFTCKSGVIESETLTECSNELLTPKGINGPFVGKVPVVLAEPVIQIDVESVIQLDEPALEIKRIKKNLFITQCKVIETGYDFDRDCKSPRKGKLFLSGYVRKNIEYATVDCTNEYKDGISGKIKHTTVKVPFKCVTDIKFDVPPVVHATGETKQIALFNDNIKGNDYCGQEIIGSDPCEVSFIHKEFFNEKIFCELEEVKIFEDDILKDKFECGSKDSFTFDKIIEKMVIFVRLKLLQKQQVNIPGKAQDHDNDKKKYR